Proteins encoded in a region of the Delphinus delphis chromosome 13, mDelDel1.2, whole genome shotgun sequence genome:
- the HRH4 gene encoding LOW QUALITY PROTEIN: histamine H4 receptor (The sequence of the model RefSeq protein was modified relative to this genomic sequence to represent the inferred CDS: deleted 1 base in 1 codon), which translates to MVSGSETPLEGGAKPLNKTEELSVTFVLNHPKELKVTAGVISIPLYIPHRLFNWKFEDNISAFWLTIDYLLCTTSVYNIVLISFDQYQSVSNAVPYRAQHTGILKIVVLMVAVWVVAFLVHGPIILVSEAWKNGKGDCEPGFLTEWYILALMVLLEFMIPVLLMAYFNMYIYWSLWKYGNLSRWHSRFTSVSSSSYGRSFRSGLFSRTSFSNPEEAAASLRSEKPRRKSRLLFSLIAQPNSVTASKTGSLSHSDSLVLQQSEHLELCRGRKLAKSLAILLGVFATCWAPYSLFTIIRSMFISPTDLSLSATAVYEFTFWLQRFNSFDNPFLYSLCHRRFQKAFLKIFCVKKQSIPSHNRSTSS; encoded by the exons ATGGTTTCAGGTTCTGAAACTCCTTTGGAAGGAGGCGCAAAACCACTCAACAAGACAGAGGAACTGAGCGTGACGTTCGTATTAAACCATCCCAAAGAACTCAAGGTGACAGCAG GTGTGATCTCCATTCCTTTGTACATCCCTCACAGGCTGTTCAACTGGAAGTTTGAAGATAACATCTCTGCATTTTGGCTCACTATTGACTATCTTTTGTGCACAACATCTGTGTATAACATTGTACTCATCAGCTTTGATCAATACCAGTCAGTCTCAAATGCT GTACCTTACAGAGCTCAGCACACTGGGATCTTGAAGATTGTGGTTCTGATGGTGGCCGTCTGGGTAGTGGCTTTCTTAGTGCATGGGCCAATAATTCTAGTTTCAGAGGCCTGGAAGAATGGGAAGGGGGATTGTGAACCTGGATTCCTAACGGAATGGTATATCCTTGCCCTCATGGTGCTGTTGGAATTCATGATCCCAGTCTTGTTGATGGCTTATTTCAACATGTATATTTACTGGAGCCTATGGAAGTATGGTAATCTCAGTAGGTGGCACTCTAGATTCACTTCTGTCTCTTCCAGTAGCTATGGACGCTCATTCAGGAGTGGACTGTTTTCAAGGACATCTTTTTCTAACCCAGAGGAAGCAGCAGCATCCCTTCGTTCAGAGAAACCAAGAAGAAAGAGCAGGCTCTTGTTTTCCTTAATAGCCCAGCCAAATAGTGTAACTGCTTCCAAAACGGGCTCCCTCTCCCATTCAGATTCCCTTGTTCTTCAACAAAGCGAACATCTTGAGCTGTGCAGAGGCAGGAAATTAGCCAAGTCACTGGCCATTCTCTTAGGTGTTTTTGCCACTTGCTGGGCTCCCTACTCTCTGTTCACAATTATTCGTTCAATGTTC ATATCCCCCACAGACCTCAGTCTGTCAGCAACAGCTGTGTATGAGTTCACATTTTGGCTTCAGAGGTTCAATTCCTTTGACAATCCTTTTTTGTATTCGCTGTGTCACAGGCGTTTTCAGAAGgctttcttgaaaatattttgtgtgaAAAAGCAGTCCATACCATCACACAATCGGTCAACGTCCTCTTAA